Proteins encoded by one window of Xylella fastidiosa:
- a CDS encoding SPOR domain-containing protein, protein MIQVEKPKSLDTPIHKDSTYCYNVGPFTSEADARTVLATLGKDVDKGMIRALQSGDSNNYRVVMSASDHASAQALAKRIVGAGFRDYYVLGNEVILGQYRNREGAKRMRADLADAGFQANVLSGDVSGWEIRLRSAIEFAALQVRLNGYHIGIGSLDCATLR, encoded by the coding sequence ATGATCCAAGTTGAAAAACCAAAGTCCTTGGATACTCCCATACATAAGGATTCCACTTACTGTTATAACGTTGGCCCGTTTACCAGTGAAGCTGATGCACGCACGGTGTTGGCCACGTTAGGGAAGGATGTAGACAAGGGAATGATTCGTGCACTCCAAAGTGGCGATTCAAACAACTATCGAGTAGTCATGTCAGCAAGCGATCATGCCTCAGCACAAGCACTCGCCAAACGCATTGTTGGGGCTGGTTTTCGCGACTATTATGTGCTAGGGAATGAAGTGATCTTAGGTCAGTATCGCAACCGTGAAGGTGCTAAGCGAATGCGTGCTGATCTTGCCGATGCTGGTTTCCAGGCAAATGTACTATCAGGTGATGTGTCTGGCTGGGAAATTCGTCTACGTAGCGCAATTGAATTTGCCGCTTTGCAAGTGCGATTGAACGGGTATCATATTGGTATTGGATCATTGGATTGTGCAACCTTACGCTAG
- the birA gene encoding bifunctional biotin--[acetyl-CoA-carboxylase] ligase/biotin operon repressor BirA, which translates to MDERVLLTCLGCSYVSGNVLASMTGMTEATIASCIQALRAVGIPIKSRAEQGYALAAPLSLLTAERIRAELSHSIAAELRVLDVAWTLESTNTSLLARPALADGVEVLLAERQTGGRGQRGRSWISPLAANIYLSLSRVFSGGASQVMGLSVAVGVAIAEALIAAGFSHVRLKWPNDLVDNGRKLGGVLVERQGVARAVIGLGLNVRMPKNFAEQIDQPWVDLETLAGSAVERNALVALLLSALLPALHLFQLEGLAPFLPRYAKLDCLVGCAVWIEEANLKYVGIARGLAADGALLVEINGVLRPFHTGQVSVRPI; encoded by the coding sequence GTGGACGAGCGTGTACTGCTGACCTGCTTGGGGTGTAGTTATGTCTCTGGCAATGTTTTGGCCAGCATGACTGGAATGACAGAGGCTACAATTGCGTCGTGTATTCAAGCACTTCGTGCCGTCGGCATTCCTATCAAGTCACGTGCAGAGCAGGGGTATGCTTTAGCTGCACCGTTATCCTTACTGACTGCTGAGCGTATCCGTGCAGAGTTATCCCACTCTATTGCTGCCGAGCTTCGTGTGTTGGATGTGGCTTGGACGCTTGAATCAACAAATACTTCCTTGTTAGCACGTCCGGCGTTGGCCGATGGTGTAGAAGTATTGCTGGCAGAGCGTCAGACGGGTGGTCGCGGCCAGCGTGGTAGGAGCTGGATTTCTCCATTAGCAGCAAATATTTATTTGTCATTGTCAAGAGTTTTTTCTGGCGGCGCGTCACAAGTGATGGGGTTGAGCGTGGCGGTTGGCGTAGCAATTGCTGAAGCATTAATTGCCGCTGGCTTCTCCCACGTCCGACTAAAATGGCCTAATGATCTCGTTGATAATGGTCGGAAGCTTGGCGGCGTGTTAGTTGAACGACAGGGAGTGGCACGTGCAGTGATCGGATTAGGGTTGAATGTGCGGATGCCAAAAAATTTTGCTGAGCAGATTGACCAGCCTTGGGTCGATTTGGAGACTCTTGCGGGCAGTGCAGTAGAGCGTAATGCATTGGTTGCACTATTGTTGTCGGCATTGCTGCCTGCACTACATTTGTTTCAACTTGAGGGCTTGGCACCGTTTTTGCCGCGCTATGCCAAGTTGGATTGTCTTGTTGGGTGTGCGGTATGGATTGAAGAGGCTAATCTAAAATATGTTGGTATTGCGCGTGGTTTGGCCGCCGATGGTGCACTCTTGGTAGAAATTAACGGCGTGTTGCGTCCTTTTCATACTGGCCAAGTTTCGGTCAGACCGATATGA
- a CDS encoding YggS family pyridoxal phosphate-dependent enzyme, producing the protein MTALSVKHAADPIRGLQTLTVEDIRSNLTKVYSRIVAACQSVDRDPSSVTLLPVSKTADEVHIRLSYEAGCRKLGENKAQDAYHKWEAMSDLTDLYWSVIGHLQTNKAKLVARFASEFQALDSFRVAEALERRLQIEGRSLDVLIQVNTSGETNKYGLPPEEVVRFVQALSAYPALRVRGLMTLAMLSGDTSRVRQCFTQLRILRDRIQQASPQGHHITELSMGMSGDLEIAIEEGATVVRVGQAIYGARALPNLHFHHTV; encoded by the coding sequence ATGACTGCCTTATCTGTGAAACATGCTGCCGATCCAATACGCGGCTTGCAAACACTGACCGTGGAAGATATTCGCAGCAATCTAACCAAGGTGTATAGCCGTATCGTTGCTGCCTGCCAAAGTGTTGACCGCGATCCCAGCAGCGTGACGCTGTTGCCAGTCAGCAAAACCGCGGATGAAGTGCATATCCGATTATCCTACGAAGCCGGATGCAGGAAGCTCGGAGAGAACAAAGCTCAGGATGCTTACCACAAGTGGGAAGCGATGAGCGATCTCACTGATCTGTATTGGTCGGTCATTGGGCACCTGCAAACCAATAAAGCCAAGCTAGTTGCACGGTTTGCCTCGGAATTCCAGGCACTCGATAGTTTTCGTGTTGCAGAAGCATTGGAGCGACGTCTTCAGATAGAGGGACGTAGCCTCGACGTGTTGATTCAAGTCAATACCTCTGGCGAAACAAACAAATACGGATTACCTCCCGAAGAAGTTGTCCGTTTCGTACAGGCACTCTCCGCATATCCAGCGCTTCGGGTACGCGGTTTGATGACGTTGGCAATGCTCTCTGGTGACACCTCGCGGGTGCGGCAATGCTTTACACAGCTGCGCATCCTACGAGATCGCATCCAACAAGCATCACCCCAGGGCCACCACATAACCGAGCTATCCATGGGCATGTCAGGAGATTTGGAAATAGCTATAGAAGAAGGGGCGACGGTGGTACGTGTAGGACAGGCAATCTACGGTGCACGTGCCCTACCCAACCTCCACTTTCACCATACTGTTTAA
- a CDS encoding heme biosynthesis protein HemY has protein sequence MNILRNLALWFFLLILGIFSAQWLLQQPNRDLGDVVIRIGGNDYITTVPQATILLLIIVLLLWSLRSLLVLPIRIWKRYKYKQGHTHLIEGLRNVDHGYWQLAERLLIAASEDTEVSAIALTTAIRMADMRGDFDTANVLTNKLAKQDPTTHALLQSERLLALQRPNDAINVLDALETHRLPPRGLLIRARTLIQIGRADEAYSYLGTLREQRLLSDPEYVRFEKETIENVIRQAKDANVLTEHWEALPQALKTHPNIVGTYAIRATVLHLENAAMLSLEQTLERSWDENLIRLYGFLPLKEYQTRQNRAEHWLTLHPDSPNLLLTLGRLALRQQEYSQAETFLRRAIDKETNAETWEELGHNYAAQGDTVHAQECYANALRLYHPSSS, from the coding sequence ATGAATATTTTGCGTAACCTCGCCCTGTGGTTCTTCCTATTAATCCTGGGCATATTCAGCGCACAATGGCTATTGCAGCAGCCAAACCGCGACTTGGGTGATGTAGTGATCCGGATCGGAGGCAATGATTACATCACGACAGTGCCACAAGCAACAATCCTACTACTGATAATAGTACTGCTACTGTGGTCGCTACGATCACTGCTGGTACTACCGATCCGGATTTGGAAGCGCTACAAATACAAGCAAGGACATACACACTTAATCGAAGGCCTGCGCAATGTCGATCATGGGTATTGGCAACTTGCCGAACGGTTATTGATAGCAGCCAGCGAAGACACAGAAGTCAGTGCAATCGCACTAACAACAGCAATCCGCATGGCTGATATGCGCGGCGATTTTGATACAGCCAACGTATTGACAAACAAACTCGCCAAACAAGATCCAACTACACATGCACTACTGCAAAGTGAACGATTGCTGGCACTACAGCGCCCTAATGATGCGATTAATGTCCTGGATGCTCTAGAAACACACCGCCTACCCCCACGAGGTTTACTGATACGCGCACGCACACTGATACAGATCGGACGTGCCGACGAAGCCTACAGCTACCTCGGCACGTTGCGCGAACAGAGATTACTCTCAGATCCTGAGTATGTGCGCTTTGAAAAAGAGACGATTGAGAATGTGATACGTCAAGCTAAAGACGCTAACGTTCTGACTGAACATTGGGAAGCGTTGCCCCAGGCACTAAAAACGCACCCAAACATCGTCGGCACATACGCTATCCGAGCAACGGTACTGCACTTGGAAAATGCAGCAATGCTGAGCCTGGAACAAACTCTAGAAAGATCCTGGGACGAGAATTTGATACGCCTATATGGCTTTTTACCATTGAAGGAATATCAGACACGCCAAAACCGCGCAGAACACTGGCTAACGCTACACCCCGATAGCCCAAATTTATTACTGACTTTGGGACGATTAGCACTCCGGCAGCAGGAGTATAGTCAGGCGGAAACGTTTTTGCGCCGTGCCATTGACAAAGAGACGAACGCAGAAACTTGGGAGGAACTTGGCCACAACTACGCAGCCCAGGGTGATACGGTCCATGCACAAGAATGCTACGCAAACGCGTTGCGTTTATATCATCCGTCCTCTAGTTGA
- a CDS encoding type III pantothenate kinase: MNDWLFDLGNSRFKCASLREGVIGPVTVLPYLTETMDAFALQELPRGRVAYLASVAAPAITTHVLEVLKIHFEKVQVAATVAACAGVRIAYAHPERFGVDRFLALLGSYGEGNVLVVGVGTALTIDLLAANGCHLGGRISASPTLMRQALHARAEQLPLSGGNYLEFAEDTEDALVSGCNGAAVALIERSLYEAHQRLDQSVRLLLHGGGVASLLPWLGDVVHRPKLVLDGLAIWAAVAANV, encoded by the coding sequence ATGAATGATTGGTTATTCGATCTAGGTAATTCGCGTTTTAAATGTGCATCTCTCAGGGAGGGTGTGATTGGTCCTGTAACGGTTTTGCCGTACTTAACAGAAACCATGGACGCGTTTGCGTTACAGGAGCTACCACGTGGTCGTGTGGCTTACTTGGCGAGTGTCGCTGCTCCGGCTATTACTACACATGTACTCGAAGTATTAAAAATCCACTTCGAGAAAGTCCAGGTGGCAGCAACCGTCGCTGCATGTGCTGGAGTACGAATTGCCTATGCTCACCCGGAACGTTTTGGAGTGGATAGGTTCTTAGCGTTGCTTGGTTCGTATGGTGAGGGCAATGTCCTGGTAGTGGGTGTGGGGACAGCATTGACTATTGATTTGTTGGCTGCCAATGGTTGTCATCTCGGAGGGCGTATCAGTGCTTCACCGACATTGATGCGCCAAGCGTTGCATGCACGCGCCGAGCAACTCCCCCTCAGTGGTGGGAACTACTTGGAGTTTGCGGAAGATACAGAGGATGCGTTGGTGTCAGGGTGCAATGGTGCAGCGGTGGCATTGATCGAACGTAGCCTGTATGAGGCACATCAACGTTTGGACCAGTCGGTTCGATTATTGTTGCATGGTGGAGGTGTAGCATCTTTATTGCCTTGGTTGGGCGACGTGGTACATCGTCCTAAATTAGTATTGGATGGCCTGGCGATCTGGGCTGCCGTTGCGGCTAACGTTTAG
- a CDS encoding site-specific integrase has translation MPRPRKYHPSIPPHIDQSKIPKGIYWGDGRWYTLIPHPEGGRHQKRTIAGRAARLSDLHAIIEQQHTGNVKGTVGDVFNQFHHSSEFAGLAKATQKDYQWCAQAIQSFLLKDNTTLGSKAVNRLNVPTWQRLVEVIAQGRPAQGDSEAIQPAPSKANHMLRYARRAFAWGIRHGHCTTNPAHGVKQAKERARYRMPDLKTFAAIHAFAAERGQRQAHSIGSVAPYLAAAMTFAYGLRLRGIEVCTLTDAHHKPEGILSNRRKGSRDNITRWNDELRSAWDWLVQYRAARWASHKRATPLRPENRFLFVNQSGARLSKSSLDTAWQRMIVMAIMEGVITEEERFSLHGLKHRGITDSEDKRSGGHRTEVMRERYDHEIPIVEPPKKPGFSRSLHRRYK, from the coding sequence ATGCCTCGGCCACGCAAGTATCACCCGTCGATTCCGCCACACATTGATCAATCCAAAATCCCAAAAGGAATCTATTGGGGGGATGGACGCTGGTATACGCTGATACCTCACCCAGAGGGCGGGCGGCACCAGAAACGAACCATCGCAGGTCGCGCAGCGCGCTTATCTGACCTGCACGCCATCATTGAACAGCAACACACGGGCAACGTGAAAGGAACCGTTGGTGACGTGTTTAATCAGTTTCATCACTCAAGCGAGTTTGCAGGGTTGGCGAAAGCCACCCAGAAAGACTATCAATGGTGCGCACAAGCCATCCAAAGTTTTCTACTCAAAGACAACACCACATTAGGAAGCAAAGCCGTTAACAGGCTCAATGTGCCCACGTGGCAGCGTTTGGTTGAAGTCATCGCGCAAGGCCGCCCTGCACAGGGAGACAGTGAAGCGATTCAGCCGGCACCATCCAAGGCAAACCATATGCTGCGTTATGCACGCCGCGCTTTCGCCTGGGGTATTCGGCACGGTCATTGCACGACCAATCCCGCACATGGAGTCAAACAGGCCAAGGAACGCGCCAGATATCGTATGCCAGATTTAAAAACCTTTGCTGCAATACATGCATTTGCCGCCGAACGAGGCCAGCGCCAAGCACATAGCATTGGCTCAGTGGCTCCCTACTTGGCCGCCGCTATGACATTTGCTTACGGCTTACGCCTACGAGGCATTGAGGTATGTACCCTCACCGATGCCCACCACAAACCGGAAGGCATCTTATCCAATCGGAGAAAAGGCAGCCGTGACAACATCACTCGTTGGAATGACGAATTACGCTCAGCGTGGGATTGGCTTGTTCAGTATCGGGCTGCCCGCTGGGCATCTCACAAGCGCGCTACACCCCTACGGCCTGAAAATCGGTTCTTGTTCGTCAACCAATCCGGCGCACGGTTAAGCAAGTCATCACTGGACACTGCATGGCAGCGGATGATTGTCATGGCCATCATGGAAGGTGTCATCACAGAAGAAGAACGCTTCTCGCTGCACGGGCTCAAGCACCGAGGGATCACCGATAGTGAAGATAAGCGCTCCGGCGGACACCGCACTGAAGTGATGCGCGAGCGTTACGACCATGAAATACCTATCGTGGAACCTCCAAAAAAACCAGGGTTTTCCAGATCGCTTCACCGGCGCTATAAATAA
- a CDS encoding uroporphyrinogen-III C-methyltransferase: MNETSPPTLRRIPWLWLLLLLTLTGLGMMSWYGWRYWQAQSNAAQQAKLEEQQHWQSLNQTLQILRSGQDFAYKRLRDLDDTNRVLRDEILGLSQRSALLEQTVARLSDPNRHGTQALRLDETETLLRLGQQLLTIASDVDGARHAYSLAASTLEGLDDPGYLNLRQTLMQERNALDTLGESPQKRVNAALERFDKALQQLPQNRNPKATNIQPWWHKVLSPLVLITPSHSPVLLAESKRQSAQDALQIELSLVRAAVERNDPSSYVTALHRIDALMQRLWPDSAARRARHAELALLAKAELRPTMSELGTTLMQLQSIRLGSHHQ; this comes from the coding sequence ATGAACGAGACCTCGCCCCCTACCCTGCGCCGTATTCCCTGGCTCTGGCTGCTACTGCTACTAACACTGACAGGGCTTGGGATGATGAGCTGGTATGGCTGGCGATACTGGCAGGCTCAGTCCAATGCTGCACAGCAAGCAAAACTGGAAGAACAACAACACTGGCAAAGCCTGAACCAGACACTTCAAATACTACGTAGCGGGCAAGATTTTGCGTACAAACGTCTGCGCGACTTGGACGATACCAACCGCGTGTTGCGCGATGAAATACTTGGCTTAAGCCAACGCAGTGCCCTGTTGGAACAGACCGTGGCGCGATTGTCGGATCCGAACCGACATGGCACTCAAGCATTACGCCTGGATGAAACCGAGACCCTACTACGCTTGGGCCAACAGCTTTTGACAATCGCTAGTGATGTGGATGGAGCACGCCACGCTTATTCGCTAGCCGCCTCCACCTTGGAAGGCCTCGACGATCCAGGTTACCTCAATCTGCGCCAAACATTGATGCAGGAACGCAATGCACTGGATACTCTGGGCGAGAGCCCACAAAAACGAGTCAATGCGGCACTGGAACGTTTCGACAAAGCATTACAACAACTTCCCCAAAACCGTAATCCTAAGGCCACCAATATACAGCCATGGTGGCATAAGGTACTGTCCCCGCTGGTGCTTATCACTCCATCCCATAGCCCGGTATTACTCGCCGAGTCTAAACGCCAGAGTGCACAAGACGCATTGCAGATTGAATTGAGCTTGGTCCGCGCAGCAGTCGAACGTAATGACCCAAGCAGCTACGTCACAGCATTACATCGGATTGATGCACTGATGCAACGACTGTGGCCAGATTCAGCTGCGCGGCGTGCACGGCATGCAGAACTCGCTTTACTCGCTAAAGCGGAATTACGTCCCACAATGTCTGAACTGGGTACCACGCTTATGCAATTACAAAGCATCCGCCTGGGAAGTCACCACCAATGA
- a CDS encoding pilin yields MEKRQQGFTLLEVMIALIVVPVLAAITLPLYQNYIAKAQVTVALADITPGRVGVEMQLIKGQRTQSPSDISLHAPTTRCRSITVDVEAPRTRSFIDPNGKERVVPANSPMPSITCVINGTSAVDGKFIQWLRISDVGLHGSSADTNGNNIVGKWFCLTNVDEELRPIACKDSFPDVPAYS; encoded by the coding sequence ATGGAAAAGAGACAACAAGGCTTCACCCTGTTAGAGGTCATGATCGCGCTTATAGTGGTCCCTGTTCTCGCGGCAATTACGTTACCGCTATATCAGAATTACATCGCTAAAGCGCAAGTGACGGTAGCACTAGCGGATATCACGCCGGGGAGGGTGGGCGTTGAAATGCAGCTCATTAAAGGACAGCGCACCCAAAGCCCAAGCGATATCAGTTTGCACGCGCCTACAACGCGCTGCCGGAGTATTACGGTTGATGTAGAGGCACCGAGAACGCGATCCTTTATTGATCCGAACGGAAAAGAAAGAGTAGTGCCCGCTAATAGCCCAATGCCATCTATCACATGCGTTATCAACGGCACTAGCGCAGTTGATGGCAAATTCATCCAATGGCTGCGTATATCCGATGTAGGTTTGCATGGCTCAAGCGCCGATACCAACGGCAATAACATAGTAGGTAAATGGTTTTGCCTAACAAACGTCGACGAAGAATTAAGGCCGATAGCATGTAAAGACTCATTTCCCGATGTGCCTGCATATTCTTAA